GACAAAGCAGGCCATTGTTTGAATGTGAACTCCAGTGGAGAGCGAGCTTGTTGTGAGTAAGGGTGAGGCGACGCTCAGATATTAGTGCATTTTTTCTTGGTGTTAAACCTCTCCGGTAATGCTCTCCTTTATTCCCACCTCAGTTAGGAATGTTGCTGCCGAATTCACTTCGtcagtgtttattaaagtttaatccagaaaatggaacaaaaacggACTCTTACAAGCTTCACAAAGGTCACTTTTCAAAGACAGAATGTTGTGTTTATGTAAATAAATGCGTTCCTATTATCACGGGCACTAAATTTAGAATTGCATGCATGAAGCAATGTAGGTTACCATGCCTGATGGATTAGGACATCACTGTCTTAATGGGATAAGGTAAGAAGATCAGCATGAGGTTTCTCTCTCGCTTGCCGTCTCTCTGAGCATTtccaacacacatacacaaacaaacacaacaagtgGTTCAGAATTGTAGTTAGAATCCCTTTAGGTCTCTTAACTTCATTAATACCAATCTCTCTAGAAATTAACCTGTTTGCCATTAGTAAAAGCAGCCTCCTTCTTCACAGTGATGTACACACTACACTGCCTGGGCCTCCATCCACTCCACTCTAAACAAAATAACTTAACAGGGGCCTAAATCAAGCAAATGTCACGTCAGTCTCCTAACGAAAGATCCAAAACTTGTCCAGAGCTGTTTTGAGTCTCCTTAAGGGAGCATCAGCTCAAACTAGCCCAAGTCTATCATTTAAAAAACCTTATTATGGCAGTCAGGCCAACACAGTTTGAGCCCCAGTGACATAACATGTGGATGCACTGACATTCAGCTGCAGCTTGCTATTTGTGTCCGTTTAAAATCAGCACATAAACATGTCCTATTTGTAAAAGTTGTCAGGTTGTTCAGCACAACAAAAGTCTCAATGAATCTTGCATGAAGCCCATTTAAAATCAAGGTTTCAGACCTAAATCAGAACTGTACCTGAAATCTGAAGGTATCAATGAGACACTGAAACACCAATGAAGCTGTCCAATTGGagcagaaatacacaaacaccAGCAAAATCTCATATTCTGTCTCCAAGCATTGAGTAACAACAGTTCtccagaaaaacaacagtttcaTAAGCACGTCACAGTTTCTGTTAACTCGACTCCTTCTGCCTGCATTGTTTATGCACTGTAGATGGAAATTTATTGAGGTAAAATCTTATTAggcaacaaaaaattaaaaactatgAGACAGGAATATACAAATCTGGCATGTCTGTGTAGATTGTCAGTCATCCCTATCATAAGAGCTTGAGTAAAAGGAAACTGGCCTTCTATTTTTGgatcttgaagacatttcatctCTAATCCATGAGGTTTCTTTAAAACTAAAGAAAGGTAGAAacctgaagaagcctcttggatgagaaaCATATTCAAGAACCAtaaagagaagtccagctgcttCTGGTGCTCTAAGGACATCTGAAATATTATCCAAATGGCATCCATTATAACGTGACCATGAAGgaacatttgcttttttttagtaCATATGAAGGGTTTGGGTGGAGATATGGTGTGTGTTGGAGggtgtgagtgtgtttatggTTCATTACCTTCACATACAGTGAGATTTCATACTCCTGATCCTGCTGTGTTTTGCTGTTCCTGCACACAGGAGGCAAAGGACTCTCCACTCTCCTATGAGATATCAGCTTAACCTCCTCTCGCTTCTCCTCAATCATCTCCTCCCGCTGGGGGATGTATGAATGTCCGTCCTCCAACAGCACCACTCGCTTCTTCTTCACCTGATCGTCTCTCTTTTTGGGCATTGATTCATCTTTAATCACTGACTTCAGCTCCTTTATCCAGTCCTGCTTCTTTAGCTGACTTGTGTCTTCTTTCCTCCCCCATTCTTTCTTTCCCCTCTCCGCCTCccaaatgtcttttttgacaGGCTTCAGCTCTTTCCTCCAGTCCTTCATTTCTGGTGCTGTCTCTTCCTCTGGTTGGTCTTTTTTAATCCAGTCATTATCTTTTCTCTTAGATGACAGCACTCTTGCTTTCCCCAATCCTTCTTTCGTCGGCTCAGGAAACAAGATTCCGTTTTCCATCGCTTGTTTCAGTCCTTTCACTCTTCCATTTATGTCCAACTCCACCTCTGTGTTGTGCtctttttgcttttcatttgtctcttctttctgtttctcatcATTCTCTTCAACCCTCTCTCCTTGTAGCTCTTCATCTTTAGGCTTGTCTGTGGCGTCATCACAAGAACTTGTAACAGCAACAGGAATTTGTTCTTCAGGTTGTCTACTCTCATCTTCAGTGTCATCATCTAAAACTGTCACAGGCTCTCCCTCCATTGTTTCTTCACCTCCTGCCACCACATCTTCTTCAGGTCTCCTTTCTAGTTGTGTTTTGTCTCCCCAATCTGTCCCTGCTTCTCTGAGGGGCTGCAAAGGATGTTCTTGTAACTCACCTCCCCCATCTGTTGTCGGTTCATTCTCCTCACCTCTTAGTTGTTCATCTTCACCGTGTTCATCGAGTTCAAAAGCCTCCTCCACCTCATCCAGACTCTCTTCTGGATGGGTGTCTACAGGAACCTCCTCTGCACAGTGGACCACTGGTTCAAGAAGCACCACCATCACTGTGTTTTCAAGCTTTTCTTCTTGCATTTCAGGATCTCTGTTCTCCTCCTCACCTGTTAACTCTCTAGCAACATTAGCActttccctcccctcctctttcACACTCTGTCCTCCCCCATCCATCACTTCTACAGCATTAGCCTCAACCTGTCGCTCCTGCTCTTCCTCCTTCTGGTCAATCCCGTCCATCCCTGTTTCCTCAATCCCTCCTTCCGACTTTGACTGCTCTTTAGAGGGAACTAAGGTTATGTCTGGTTGCTCAACCATTTGATTTGCTTCTACATCAACATCCCCAAAATCAGATGTTGCATCTTGTGCAGTCTCATGGACCTCCACATCCTCAATCTTTGCCTCAATGCTGATGTCTAATTCTGAGTTTTCTTTTTCACCAGAATTCATTTCATCTTCAACATCATTGGTTACTTGGTCGGTTTGACCGGACACCTCTTCAGTTGCGCTGAATGTATCAATAAGAGTTGAGGCTTCATTTGGATTAAAGGGAACTTGTTCATATATCTCAGTAGTTACAGGGGTCAAATCTGTTTCTAGATCCTCAGCATCTTTTGTTACGTCTCCAGGACAAACTTCTGTTTCCTCTTGGTCATTATTAGATGATTCTGTCCTCTCTCCTGATTCCACTATAGCAACATCCTCATCATGGACTGCTTCATCATTGCCGgtctcttctgtttttccactcggtatttcttcattttgttcGTTTTCTTCTTCATCGTTTACCAGCTCTCCCTCACATTCGCCGTCACTGTCTAATACCTGCCAGTCAACTCTCTCAACCTCTACTAACATTGAAGAATGACTTGATTTTTTAGTCAACATCTTTGTCTCTTCACATTCGTTCTGTATTGTCTGTTTGTCTACATTTTCTTCCAGTTCATCTCCAACTTCTAGTTCTCCATCCTTCTGTCCAGTTtcttcatttcctgtctcttcttCGTGTTCTCCATTGCTGTCTAATGCTTGTTGGTTAGCTTCCTCAACCAATGAATGACATtgattttcagtctttgttgtTAGTTCATCTACAATTTCTTGCTGTTCATCCCCCATTTCCACATCTCCATCCTCATTTTCCTCCAGACTTCCTCCTCCCTTCCCCTCTCCCATTTCGCCATTTGGCAACAAGGCCTCTTGGATaatcctcccttcctccctttCACTCTGTTCTTTGCTTTCATCTTCAGTTTGCTCCTGTCCTGTTGCACCCATCATCAGAACATCTTCCCCCACCTCCTCTGCCAGCTCCacctcctcgtcttcctcctctccctcatcctctctccctctctggctATCCAGGTCTGAACAAACACCTAGCGGACTGTGGATGACAGCAACGTTTGACAAGTCTGGATTTGGACAGGAGCTTGATTGAGCCATGAGGAAAGTTTGAGGAAATACTGAGACTTACTCAGGAAAACAATGGTACCCAAATATCCAGGATAACTGTGCAGCGTAGAAGGAGTCAAGAGTTGGGCCAGTGTTCCAGAAAAAGGTCAACAATGGATTTTGGAAGATTTAAATTGCAGTTTGAATGTCCAGAACTGACTCCAAAGTGAATCACAGCTTGTTTCTTGGGGTACTTAGGTTCCAAAACTTGCAAAACAAAAGCAGGTaatccagaaaatattcaaaagaaATCTCACAGAGTTTCTGAAGTTCAAAAGCAAGAggtgaggagcaggaggagtaGTGTTTCCAAAGTCACAGAAGGTCTCGAATCCTTGAAGTTGCTACTTCAGGAATTACGTTTAGATGATTCCTGGTTCCCAGAATGTTTCGGAGCTGGACGTTTACCAAGTTCTGGTAATCGTAAAAGACCCGTAGGATTAACAGAAAGTTCCAAATTCCACATAGAAGAAAATTATCTGGATTCCGAAATTTCCCCTCAAAAGATCTTGATACAGCTTATGTTACTGAGCTGTAGGGTTTGCAGGCACACAGCCCTTTTCTGTCAGCTTGTCGCTTTGGGGTTCTTATCAGTACTGCACCTTAAACACAGTTAGACATCGATAAATacgatctctctctctctttccttccctctctctcctttcactccctctctctctctagagGATTAAATGAAGTCTGATCCCCACATGACCAGAAGCTTAAACCCCTCTGCCACCCAGGGACCAGCACCACTGGAGCCGGACTTTCTTCAACACACAAACATTACTGTTACATACTACATGCACTTTCACCAGACAAACACAGAAGCATATATagatgcagttaaaatgagagcTTTAGCCTGATCTGATCAGTTTTGTCGAAAGCACTGACATACTGAGTGTTTCGTCTGCACTAGTTACAAAAGAACATGTGGAACACATACtattaatcatttttcttagcattacattttttaaaaggagAGATGGATGAATATAATCTGCATTTATCTTTCACTTACAGCCAATTTTGAAGTATTTATAATAAATACAAGTATTTATACTAAATAAAACCTTTATGTCGATTTGTTCTGAACTGAACTTTTGGAATATGCCACAAGAGGGCAGGTTTTTGACTTCAAATAAACCATTGACTGCAAACTGTGAGAAATACTGCAGAATGATGAACAGTTGGcaataattacaataaaaatgtaatggcAAACCATATAGCTTTATATTCTGTAATTTGAATCACCAAGCTTGACGTGAAATAAAGCATATTAAATATGAAAGCTCCATTCAAAACCATTGTTAGGATCTTAAAACATTGAGGAAATTAGCCTTGCTTGGAAACCATAATATTGATGCTCAAGTTGGTTATAGAAATACAACATGTTGACAAAAGGGAGGTTTTGGCGTTAGACTGTGATACCTTCACAATCTATAATCTCTAATCTATAACATGGGGTTCAAGCCACATGGGTTATGTAAAGTGGCTTAAGGCACTCTGAATTGTAATTTGTGCTatatgaaaataattaaatttaaaaaatggatacCTGGAGTGAATGTGGACATGAATTGGTTGCAGTTTTGGAAAAGtttcaaagtgttttttcaacttttaaaaTTTCATGCATCGATCAACTGTACTTATGAAGTCCTGTGGGctcaaaaatgctgcaaaaattaCTAATACAGACCCTTATTTAATTACTAAATTtaattaaactaaatttaaaacatttaataccTCAAGTGGACGTACAAGTGATTCGGTTGCAGTTTTGGAcaaagtgaaaatgtgttttttcatcttttgacATTTCAAGTGTCTATCAGTTGTACTTATTAAGTCTTGCGGGTTCaaaatggtggaaaaaatgTACTGTAAGTGTCTGTAATTAAGAAAATATTCTCAGTATGAAGGTCAAATTTTCTATGAGGTATGAGAGGTCTGATTgattatttgtgtgtcaaaTTAACTTTTTATGTAATAACgataatatttaattatttttatttaattattattgttgtttatgttgtccacgaaataaaaaatctttgaaaatgaTTTGTAAAATATCAAAAGCAAACCCGGAAACGCATATCCGCTGCTTGGTTTGCGTCACCTCCTTTATCCTCTGCGCCATGCTAACTAAAAATACCCGACAGATGTATTTGTAGTTAATTTCCCAGAATTTTCAgctgtttcaggtgaagacagtAACACGGACAAAGCTGCTACCTTCAGCCAAGACTGAGTGAGAAAACATTTCCCCTGAACATTGagtgtttgtcttgtttgttaGCATCTTTTCACTCTCCCGGTTAGCATAAACCTGCTAGTCAGCTTAGAGCAGCTTTTATTCTCAAGAGCAGCTTTGCAGCTTTCTGTTGGCTGTTTGGAGAAAGCACGGGAGGGTTTAACTCCTTATTATCGTGCAATAACGCCCTCAGCTTTGTTGGTAAGTACGATATTAAATAACAGCCAAAGCTACTTTCATTGTAGCAACTAGCGGGACATGAATGATGGGCGTTAGTCAAGTTTTTATGTGCATTTCTGCTTTGCTAACAGGGTTTGGTGCTTGTTATTTTCAGAAAGAGACAATAGTAAGTCGCGATGCAGCAGTCAGAGAACACAGGAGAGGAGGAGGCCACCGTAGATGTCCGCTTTACCGATTTACCGAACGCCCTGATCGCCTGCAAAGTACCGGAGGATTTGTTTAATGAAGGGGACCTGAAGGTAAGTTAAAATCCGGTGTAGCCATGTATAAAAGCTGGCAATTTATTGAATTGCGTGACTTATAATGTGCTACATGTGTGCCGAATTAAAGAATGATGCTTTTGGATTCACAAAATGCATAAAGTTGTATTTTCTAAAACATATATAATATCCACTGAGCCAAAAGAGTCTTAAATCACTTGACTTTTA
This portion of the Acanthochromis polyacanthus isolate Apoly-LR-REF ecotype Palm Island chromosome 22, KAUST_Apoly_ChrSc, whole genome shotgun sequence genome encodes:
- the LOC110953620 gene encoding chloride intracellular channel protein 6-like isoform X1, which translates into the protein MAQSSSCPNPDLSNVAVIHSPLGVCSDLDSQRGREDEGEEEDEEVELAEEVGEDVLMMGATGQEQTEDESKEQSEREEGRIIQEALLPNGEMGEGKGGGSLEENEDGDVEMGDEQQEIVDELTTKTENQCHSLVEEANQQALDSNGEHEEETGNEETGQKDGELEVGDELEENVDKQTIQNECEETKMLTKKSSHSSMLVEVERVDWQVLDSDGECEGELVNDEEENEQNEEIPSGKTEETGNDEAVHDEDVAIVESGERTESSNNDQEETEVCPGDVTKDAEDLETDLTPVTTEIYEQVPFNPNEASTLIDTFSATEEVSGQTDQVTNDVEDEMNSGEKENSELDISIEAKIEDVEVHETAQDATSDFGDVDVEANQMVEQPDITLVPSKEQSKSEGGIEETGMDGIDQKEEEQERQVEANAVEVMDGGGQSVKEEGRESANVARELTGEEENRDPEMQEEKLENTVMVVLLEPVVHCAEEVPVDTHPEESLDEVEEAFELDEHGEDEQLRGEENEPTTDGGGELQEHPLQPLREAGTDWGDKTQLERRPEEDVVAGGEETMEGEPVTVLDDDTEDESRQPEEQIPVAVTSSCDDATDKPKDEELQGERVEENDEKQKEETNEKQKEHNTEVELDINGRVKGLKQAMENGILFPEPTKEGLGKARVLSSKRKDNDWIKKDQPEEETAPEMKDWRKELKPVKKDIWEAERGKKEWGRKEDTSQLKKQDWIKELKSVIKDESMPKKRDDQVKKKRVVLLEDGHSYIPQREEMIEEKREEVKLISHRRVESPLPPVCRNSKTQQDQEYEISLYVKAGSDGESIGNCPFSQRLFMILWLKGVIFNVTTVDLKRKPADLQDLAPGTNPPFMTFNGEVKVDVNKIEEFLEEKLAPPRYPRLAPKHPEANTAGIDVFAKFSAYIKNPRKDTNDALEKALLKSLRRLDDFLRTPLSEEIDADASGDLPESSRSFLDGPDLTLADCNLLPKLHILKVVAKKYRGFEIPEEMAGVWRYLNCAYKREEFTSTCPAEREIEFAYLDVVKRIK